One segment of Aliidongia dinghuensis DNA contains the following:
- a CDS encoding caspase family protein: MTRHRKPAAARRLGGTLAAAALSLQAVLLLQPTGAAAAASGTALVVGDAQYTGQAVLPACSQAAHGVAARLRQQGFTVNEIIDGSAVALRDALGDFAARANASSGPALIYVCAEATAIDRRLFVLPSDVDLQRPLRPETQGVVMRALLNGMAGTKGTMIAELALRPGADAAPVMAALQDGVPEGLHLALSISDGKQIGALGGRLASNSVALDQSWDRLAAALQAAPQATPTAIALFQPPPVPAAATTPRPTPLAPQAPAVVAVAPQAAAPATPEPKPTPEPKLAPEPQPAPAPKSEPTPDPTPAGPTVAAVTTVPAPTAPTTAPSADAAPPAPGDAGTAPTQQGNAKTARPRPAGDERTRRLQAALTRHKLYSGPIDGVTDARTIQAILSYQISIGDPPTGTLTQTEIVRLLNNW; this comes from the coding sequence ATGACAAGACATCGGAAACCGGCCGCCGCCCGCCGGCTGGGCGGCACCCTCGCCGCGGCCGCCCTTTCGCTGCAGGCCGTCCTTTTGCTGCAGCCCACGGGTGCCGCGGCGGCGGCGAGCGGCACCGCCCTGGTCGTAGGCGACGCGCAATATACCGGCCAGGCCGTCCTGCCCGCCTGCAGCCAGGCGGCGCACGGCGTGGCGGCGCGCCTGCGCCAGCAGGGCTTTACGGTCAATGAAATCATCGACGGCTCAGCCGTAGCACTCCGCGACGCGCTCGGCGACTTCGCCGCGCGGGCGAACGCCTCGTCCGGACCGGCGCTGATCTATGTCTGCGCCGAGGCGACCGCGATCGACCGGCGGCTGTTCGTGCTGCCGTCGGACGTCGACCTGCAGCGGCCGCTCCGACCGGAGACCCAGGGCGTCGTCATGCGGGCGCTGCTGAACGGCATGGCCGGCACCAAGGGCACGATGATTGCCGAGCTGGCGCTGCGACCGGGCGCCGACGCGGCACCGGTTATGGCGGCATTGCAGGACGGCGTTCCGGAAGGGCTGCACCTGGCCTTGAGCATCAGCGACGGCAAGCAGATCGGCGCACTGGGCGGCCGGCTCGCGAGCAACAGCGTCGCGCTCGACCAGAGCTGGGACCGGTTGGCGGCAGCGCTCCAGGCAGCCCCCCAGGCAACGCCGACCGCGATCGCGCTGTTCCAGCCGCCGCCGGTGCCCGCCGCGGCAACGACGCCCCGGCCGACGCCGCTTGCGCCCCAGGCTCCAGCCGTCGTCGCGGTGGCGCCGCAGGCGGCAGCCCCAGCAACACCTGAGCCTAAACCGACGCCAGAGCCCAAACTGGCGCCTGAGCCTCAGCCGGCACCCGCGCCGAAATCCGAACCGACACCCGATCCGACGCCGGCCGGCCCCACCGTCGCGGCGGTGACGACCGTCCCGGCCCCGACGGCGCCGACGACAGCCCCTTCCGCTGACGCCGCTCCGCCTGCCCCAGGCGACGCCGGGACCGCACCCACCCAGCAAGGCAATGCCAAGACGGCGCGGCCGCGGCCGGCGGGCGACGAGCGGACGCGGCGCCTGCAGGCGGCCCTCACCCGTCACAAGCTCTACAGCGGCCCGATCGACGGCGTCACCGACGCGCGCACGATCCAGGCGATCCTGTCCTACCAGATCTCAATCGGCGATCCGCCGACGGGCACGCTGACCCAGACCGAGATCGTGCGCCTGCTGAACAACTGGTAG
- a CDS encoding Tll0287-like domain-containing protein yields MTLRIKFNLVMLAAFLVGLALAAVFFNKFSERTARKAILSEAALMMGQANATIHYTDTQISPLLAKQMAVQFVPQAIPFFAAQQTFDHLAKDFPDYTLRQPTLNPTNPSDRPLAWEADIIQALIAEPTLTSLVTERDTEAGKILSYSRPVKVDSQECLTCHSTPEAAPPSMIDVYGRNNGFGWKLGSIVGAEVVSVPERVALTQARQSLYVIMTSLAIVFAVMLALLNLMLHMFIIRPVRRVSALADEVSLGNMAVPEFDTSGTDEIGSLSRSFNRMRRSLTAALRLLEE; encoded by the coding sequence ATGACGCTCCGGATCAAGTTCAACCTGGTCATGCTGGCGGCCTTCCTGGTCGGGCTGGCGCTCGCCGCCGTGTTCTTCAACAAATTCAGCGAGCGCACGGCGCGCAAGGCGATCCTGTCGGAAGCGGCCCTGATGATGGGACAGGCCAACGCCACCATCCATTACACCGATACGCAGATCTCGCCGCTGCTTGCCAAGCAGATGGCCGTGCAGTTCGTGCCGCAGGCGATCCCGTTCTTCGCGGCCCAGCAGACGTTCGACCACCTGGCCAAGGACTTTCCCGACTACACGCTGCGCCAGCCGACGCTCAACCCGACCAACCCGTCCGACCGGCCGCTCGCGTGGGAGGCGGACATCATCCAGGCGCTGATCGCAGAGCCGACCCTGACGTCGCTCGTCACCGAGCGCGACACCGAGGCCGGCAAGATCCTGTCCTATTCCCGGCCGGTGAAGGTCGACAGCCAGGAATGCCTCACCTGTCATTCGACGCCCGAGGCGGCGCCACCGTCGATGATCGACGTCTATGGCCGCAACAACGGCTTCGGCTGGAAGCTCGGCAGCATCGTCGGAGCCGAGGTCGTCTCCGTGCCGGAACGCGTGGCGCTGACCCAAGCGCGCCAGAGCCTCTATGTCATCATGACTTCGCTCGCCATCGTGTTCGCCGTCATGCTGGCGCTGCTCAACCTGATGCTGCATATGTTCATCATCAGGCCGGTCCGGCGCGTCTCGGCGCTCGCCGACGAGGTCAGCCTCGGCAACATGGCCGTGCCCGAGTTCGATACGTCGGGAACGGATGAGATCGGTTCGCTTTCCCGCTCGTTCAACCGGATGCGCCGCAGCCTGACCGCGGCGCTGCGCCTCTTGGAGGAATGA
- a CDS encoding serine/threonine-protein kinase, translating into MDDQVPASLGRFQIEGLLGKGAMGVVYKAHDPHIERTVAIKLIRADLLDGDSRERYLARFRNEARVAGRCVHPNIIGLYDFAFHEGNPYLVLEYVDGMDLGRAFPRGTPVAEGTVVQIALQVLDALGYAHGFGIIHRDVKPANILLAAAAGQLKVTDFGISRFEFDSTQSAVLIGTPSYMSPEQCRGASLDQRCDLFSLGCILYELACGQRAFAGASFAETLYRLTHEPHQPPQTVNPDLSQGLADVIDRALAKRPEDRFQTATDMAAALRQLDEGVVPAPGNGAAGPADEPTTLILPSDLSPLSGSRPATGSMPKSLSGASFNTLERQLASHMGPMAGYHLRRVLREAQSTEEFHRLMGELAPEGTPQHALIREALQSARAPDDAPAAEEQLTEPEAAEPEKAEPKSVTEPAAPATEEITDEFAAAVTRALLHVMGPIAPRLVTRARVRAANRDELKARCAEMIENPAERAEFLALLDRSLLT; encoded by the coding sequence ATGGATGACCAGGTCCCGGCCAGTCTCGGACGGTTTCAGATCGAGGGGCTGCTCGGCAAGGGCGCCATGGGCGTCGTGTACAAGGCGCACGACCCCCATATCGAGCGGACGGTCGCCATCAAGCTCATTCGCGCCGACCTGCTCGACGGCGACAGCCGCGAGCGCTACCTGGCGCGCTTCCGCAACGAGGCGCGCGTCGCCGGCCGCTGCGTCCATCCGAACATCATCGGGCTCTACGATTTCGCGTTCCACGAGGGCAATCCGTACCTGGTGCTGGAATATGTCGACGGCATGGACCTGGGCCGCGCCTTCCCGCGCGGGACGCCGGTCGCGGAGGGCACGGTCGTCCAGATCGCGCTGCAGGTGCTGGACGCGCTCGGCTACGCCCACGGCTTCGGCATCATCCACCGCGACGTCAAGCCGGCGAACATCCTGCTCGCCGCGGCCGCCGGCCAGCTCAAGGTCACCGATTTCGGCATCTCGCGCTTCGAGTTCGATTCGACACAAAGCGCCGTCCTGATCGGCACGCCCAGCTACATGTCGCCCGAGCAATGCCGGGGCGCCTCGCTCGACCAGCGCTGCGACCTGTTCTCGCTGGGCTGCATCCTCTACGAGCTCGCCTGCGGCCAGCGCGCCTTCGCCGGGGCGAGCTTCGCCGAGACGCTTTACCGCCTGACCCACGAGCCCCATCAGCCGCCGCAGACGGTCAATCCGGACCTGTCGCAAGGCTTGGCCGACGTCATCGACCGGGCGCTCGCCAAACGCCCGGAGGATCGGTTCCAGACCGCGACCGACATGGCGGCCGCCCTCAGGCAACTGGACGAGGGCGTCGTCCCGGCCCCCGGAAACGGGGCGGCGGGGCCGGCCGACGAACCCACGACCCTCATCCTGCCGTCAGATCTCTCGCCGCTTTCCGGGAGCCGGCCTGCGACCGGCAGCATGCCGAAGTCCTTGAGCGGCGCTTCGTTCAACACGCTGGAGCGCCAGCTCGCGAGCCACATGGGCCCGATGGCCGGTTATCACCTGCGCCGCGTCCTGCGCGAGGCCCAGTCGACCGAGGAATTTCATCGGCTGATGGGCGAGCTGGCACCTGAGGGCACGCCGCAGCACGCGCTCATCCGCGAAGCCCTGCAATCGGCGCGGGCGCCCGACGACGCCCCGGCGGCCGAAGAGCAGCTGACCGAACCGGAAGCCGCCGAACCGGAAAAAGCCGAGCCCAAAAGCGTGACGGAACCCGCGGCCCCGGCCACAGAAGAGATCACGGATGAATTCGCCGCGGCTGTGACACGCGCCCTGCTGCACGTCATGGGGCCGATCGCCCCGCGCCTCGTCACCCGCGCCCGCGTCCGGGCGGCGAACCGGGACGAGCTCAAGGCACGCTGCGCCGAGATGATCGAAAACCCCGCCGAGCGCGCCGAATTCCTGGCGCTGCTTGATCGATCCCTCCTAACCTGA
- a CDS encoding NepR family anti-sigma factor, which yields MTKRASSRDRGWSLPTLFVVGGAPRHEAAAVGLDADAAAHIADPLRAMYDFVLREPLPNRFLDLLHELDDKTIGAETATPEPPTVKQPDGEA from the coding sequence ATGACGAAGCGAGCATCGAGCCGGGATCGCGGATGGAGCCTACCCACCCTCTTCGTGGTCGGCGGCGCGCCAAGGCACGAGGCGGCAGCCGTCGGCCTCGATGCCGATGCCGCGGCCCATATCGCCGACCCGTTGCGCGCGATGTATGATTTCGTGCTGCGCGAGCCCCTGCCCAATCGCTTCCTCGACCTGCTGCACGAACTGGACGACAAGACCATTGGCGCTGAGACCGCGACGCCCGAACCTCCGACCGTGAAGCAGCCCGACGGCGAAGCGTGA
- a CDS encoding sigma-70 family RNA polymerase sigma factor, which translates to MVDSDEFKAELVENLSHLRAFAHLIARNHALAEDLVQDTIVRALANRHQFKPGTNLKGWLIIILRNRFFNEMRRSSRKAEVSVEHLDNLVAIDGGQQVTVEIRDFNRAFRQLPPTQREALVLVGASGFSYEEAAEIAHCPVGTMKSRVSRARAELDDQLRGVERPERWADRTAIEDEASQDEASQEEAHEWRLLRRAGR; encoded by the coding sequence GTGGTCGACAGCGATGAATTCAAGGCGGAGCTGGTCGAGAATCTGTCGCATCTGCGGGCCTTCGCGCATCTGATTGCGCGCAATCATGCGCTCGCCGAAGACCTGGTCCAGGACACGATCGTCAGGGCGCTCGCCAACCGCCATCAGTTCAAGCCGGGCACCAACCTCAAGGGCTGGCTGATCATCATCCTGCGCAACCGCTTCTTCAACGAGATGCGGCGCAGCAGCCGGAAGGCGGAAGTCAGCGTCGAGCACCTGGACAATCTGGTGGCCATCGACGGCGGACAGCAGGTGACGGTCGAGATCCGTGACTTCAATAGAGCGTTCCGGCAGCTGCCGCCGACCCAGCGCGAGGCGCTGGTCCTGGTCGGCGCCAGCGGCTTCTCCTATGAGGAGGCGGCCGAGATCGCCCATTGCCCGGTCGGCACGATGAAGAGCCGGGTCTCCCGTGCCCGGGCCGAGCTCGATGACCAGCTGCGCGGCGTCGAGCGGCCGGAACGCTGGGCCGATCGGACAGCGATCGAGGACGAGGCCAGCCAGGACGAGGCCAGCCAGGAAGAGGCTCATGAGTGGCGCCTGCTCCGGCGGGCCGGCCGGTAG
- a CDS encoding GlsB/YeaQ/YmgE family stress response membrane protein, whose product MSIIGWIVLGLISGFIASKIVNRAGAGFIFDIVLGIVGAFVGGFLFTHLGGVGITGFNLYSMVVAVIGAIVVLIIYHALFGRRVM is encoded by the coding sequence ATGTCCATTATCGGCTGGATCGTCTTGGGCCTGATTTCGGGCTTCATCGCGAGCAAGATCGTCAATCGCGCCGGCGCAGGATTCATCTTCGACATCGTTCTCGGCATCGTCGGCGCCTTTGTCGGCGGCTTCCTGTTCACGCATCTGGGCGGGGTCGGCATCACCGGCTTCAATCTCTACAGCATGGTGGTGGCCGTGATCGGCGCCATCGTGGTGCTGATCATCTATCACGCCTTGTTCGGCCGCCGGGTCATGTAG
- a CDS encoding MFS transporter codes for MNGDIRHSPLGAAARGLDGLNLFVANIQTGFGPFIAVFLTSMGWTQTAIGIALSIGTVTAMVSQVPAGAVVDAVQRKSMVALASVLAFAGSALMFALWPIPLSVYLAEILHGFSSCTLGPAIAALSLVIAGSSSLGVRLGRNARFASIGNGVGALLMGACGYYLPERFVFFLTAVLTVPAVGTLVPLARYERLVATEAAASEDAEPEPVRSARRKAIGQLLLDRRLVVFALCAALFTLGNAALLPLASSALTKRAASEANLLIAACIVLPQVIVALLSPTIGRLADRVGRRVIVMLAFAALAARAVLFAGITQPVLVVAIQAFDGVAGACFGVIVPLVTSDVAGRSGHFNLCLGLVGFAIGIGAAVSTVLGGWTADRFGEAWTFLGFGAISVVGAGLTWAAMPETRPGAG; via the coding sequence ATGAACGGCGACATCCGGCACTCGCCGCTCGGTGCTGCGGCGCGCGGGCTTGATGGGCTCAACCTGTTCGTCGCGAACATCCAGACCGGCTTCGGCCCGTTCATCGCGGTGTTCCTGACCAGCATGGGCTGGACGCAGACGGCGATCGGCATCGCGCTCAGCATCGGCACCGTCACCGCCATGGTGAGCCAGGTGCCGGCCGGCGCCGTCGTCGATGCCGTCCAGCGCAAAAGCATGGTGGCGCTGGCAAGCGTGCTTGCCTTTGCCGGCAGTGCCCTGATGTTCGCGCTCTGGCCGATCCCGCTCTCGGTCTATCTGGCGGAGATCCTTCACGGTTTTTCGAGTTGCACGCTCGGCCCCGCCATCGCGGCGCTCAGTCTCGTCATCGCCGGCTCCTCGTCGCTGGGCGTGCGGCTCGGCCGGAATGCGCGCTTCGCCTCGATCGGCAACGGCGTCGGGGCGCTGCTCATGGGTGCCTGCGGCTATTACCTGCCGGAACGGTTCGTCTTCTTCCTGACGGCCGTCCTGACCGTGCCGGCGGTGGGCACGCTGGTGCCGCTCGCGCGCTACGAGCGGCTGGTGGCGACGGAGGCGGCCGCGTCGGAGGACGCCGAGCCGGAGCCGGTCCGCTCTGCCCGACGGAAGGCGATCGGCCAGCTGCTGCTCGATCGGCGGCTCGTCGTCTTCGCGCTCTGCGCGGCGCTCTTCACGCTCGGCAACGCGGCGCTGCTGCCGCTTGCCAGCAGCGCGCTCACCAAGCGTGCGGCCAGCGAGGCGAACCTGCTGATCGCTGCCTGCATCGTCCTGCCGCAGGTCATCGTGGCGCTGCTGTCGCCGACGATCGGCCGGCTCGCCGACCGGGTCGGGCGGCGCGTGATCGTCATGCTGGCCTTCGCGGCACTTGCGGCGCGCGCCGTGTTGTTCGCCGGGATCACTCAGCCGGTTCTGGTCGTGGCGATCCAGGCGTTCGACGGCGTCGCCGGCGCCTGCTTCGGCGTGATCGTGCCGCTGGTGACGAGCGATGTCGCCGGGCGATCCGGCCATTTCAACCTGTGCCTGGGGCTGGTTGGCTTCGCGATCGGCATCGGTGCCGCCGTCAGCACCGTGCTCGGCGGCTGGACGGCCGACCGCTTCGGCGAGGCCTGGACGTTCCTCGGCTTCGGCGCGATCAGTGTCGTTGGCGCCGGCCTCACCTGGGCGGCGATGCCGGAAACGCGTCCTGGGGCCGGCTGA
- a CDS encoding PRC-barrel domain-containing protein: MALGRRRLIRRRPIRRWLPGTSLLAILLASQPLAGAADDPTATSNKSESTEPTASVLDAAPAPQGPSGDQQAPAAPSPAAPADQQAPATASPPPPPPSPPSSAPATAPEAAPADQGTAPQAPAAGETPPPAAGEAPQPAETPPPPPPPKGEPQPPKNLEPIPKAEAISILGKKVKGPAGEDMGRVVDLLLDRNAEPKAVVIDFGGFLGVGSRKIAIDWRLVRFVPDDADAPIALGLGKPDVQAAPEYKPEHKDTATPPVMVGPPPSDPDAAR, translated from the coding sequence ATGGCGCTCGGCCGGCGACGATTGATTAGAAGACGACCGATCAGGCGCTGGCTCCCCGGCACTTCGCTGCTGGCGATCCTGCTCGCGAGCCAGCCACTCGCCGGTGCCGCGGATGACCCGACGGCCACAAGCAACAAGTCTGAAAGCACCGAGCCCACGGCGTCCGTGCTGGATGCAGCGCCGGCGCCGCAAGGGCCATCCGGCGACCAGCAGGCACCCGCAGCACCGTCGCCGGCGGCGCCGGCCGATCAGCAAGCACCCGCAACAGCGTCCCCGCCACCACCGCCGCCATCCCCACCATCATCAGCGCCGGCAACTGCACCGGAGGCAGCCCCCGCGGACCAGGGCACCGCCCCGCAGGCGCCTGCGGCCGGGGAAACGCCGCCGCCCGCGGCCGGCGAGGCGCCTCAGCCAGCCGAGACACCACCACCGCCACCGCCGCCGAAGGGCGAGCCGCAGCCGCCGAAGAATCTGGAGCCGATCCCGAAGGCGGAGGCGATTTCGATCCTCGGCAAGAAGGTCAAGGGACCGGCGGGCGAGGACATGGGCCGGGTCGTCGACCTGCTGCTCGATCGTAATGCTGAGCCCAAGGCGGTCGTGATCGATTTCGGCGGCTTCCTCGGCGTCGGCAGCCGCAAGATCGCGATCGACTGGCGGCTCGTCCGCTTCGTGCCGGATGATGCAGACGCGCCGATCGCGCTCGGGCTTGGCAAGCCCGACGTCCAGGCGGCACCCGAATACAAGCCCGAACACAAGGATACGGCGACGCCCCCGGTGATGGTCGGGCCGCCGCCGTCCGACCCCGATGCCGCTCGATAG
- a CDS encoding ABC transporter ATP-binding protein, with the protein MSLPRYASRGPGRFLLHYVARRLGSHLVVLGAVFAAVGCAIGAQYGVKNLVDALSDPNVGDRQLWMAVGVLLALVGGDNLLWRLAGWVATHAFVAVGGDLRLDLFDHLSGHGTRYFSDQFPGALAGRISTAANTAWTIENSLTWTTIPPGTAVVSAIIVLGTINWQITAVLFVLVAALGAIIAKLAASGHDLHARFAGRAAAVSGDITDVVANMSVVRAFGAAKREQDRLSHKIEREMSAQRESLQSLERLRLFHAVSVFVVTVGVLVWAVELWRQHLISTGDVVLTTTLGFTVLHASRDLAMALVELTQQFAKLGEAIEVLGLPHEMQDAPDAKPLIDLGGGVTFETVTFNYPSGAPVLQDFNLHVPAGQKVGLVGRSGAGKSTILALLQRYYDPTGGRVLIDEQDISKVTQESIRHAVAVVQQDISLFHRSALENLRYGKPEASDAEVYHAAEAAHCTEFISRLPQGFDTIVGERGLKLSGGQRQRLAIARAFLRDAPIILLDEATSALDTESEQSIQEALMRLVKNRTVIAIAHRLSTLNSFDRIVVLERGRIIEDGPPDALLRRNGAYARMYRRQLASGEENRGWRSAGDD; encoded by the coding sequence ATGTCCCTGCCTCGTTATGCATCGCGCGGCCCCGGCCGGTTCCTGCTGCACTACGTGGCCCGCCGCCTCGGCAGCCATCTCGTGGTGCTGGGCGCGGTGTTCGCCGCGGTCGGCTGCGCGATCGGCGCGCAATACGGGGTCAAGAACCTGGTCGACGCGCTGAGCGATCCCAACGTCGGCGACCGGCAGCTGTGGATGGCGGTGGGCGTGCTGCTGGCGCTTGTCGGCGGCGACAATCTGCTGTGGCGCCTTGCCGGCTGGGTTGCGACCCATGCCTTCGTCGCGGTCGGCGGCGACCTGCGCCTCGACCTGTTCGACCATCTGTCGGGCCACGGCACGCGCTATTTCTCCGACCAGTTCCCGGGCGCGCTCGCGGGACGGATCTCGACCGCGGCCAACACCGCCTGGACCATCGAGAATTCGCTGACCTGGACGACGATTCCGCCGGGCACCGCCGTCGTCAGCGCCATCATCGTGCTCGGCACGATCAACTGGCAGATCACCGCCGTGCTGTTCGTGCTCGTCGCCGCGCTGGGTGCGATCATCGCGAAGCTCGCCGCGAGCGGCCATGACCTGCACGCGCGCTTCGCCGGGCGCGCGGCCGCGGTCAGCGGCGATATCACCGACGTCGTCGCCAACATGAGCGTCGTGCGCGCGTTCGGCGCGGCCAAGCGCGAGCAGGATCGCCTGTCGCACAAGATCGAGCGGGAGATGTCGGCGCAGCGCGAAAGCCTGCAGTCGCTGGAACGGCTTCGCCTGTTTCACGCGGTCTCGGTGTTCGTCGTGACTGTGGGCGTGCTCGTCTGGGCGGTCGAGCTCTGGCGCCAGCATCTGATCTCGACCGGCGACGTGGTGCTGACGACGACGCTCGGCTTCACCGTGCTGCACGCGTCGCGCGACCTCGCCATGGCGCTCGTCGAGCTCACCCAGCAATTCGCCAAGCTGGGCGAAGCGATCGAGGTGCTGGGCCTGCCGCACGAGATGCAGGATGCGCCCGACGCGAAGCCGCTCATCGACCTGGGCGGCGGCGTCACGTTCGAGACCGTCACTTTCAACTACCCAAGCGGCGCGCCGGTGCTTCAGGATTTCAACCTTCACGTGCCCGCCGGTCAGAAGGTGGGGCTGGTCGGGCGCTCTGGTGCCGGCAAGTCGACCATCCTGGCGCTGCTGCAGCGCTACTACGATCCGACCGGAGGTCGGGTGCTGATTGACGAGCAGGATATTTCCAAGGTGACGCAGGAAAGCATCCGTCACGCGGTCGCCGTCGTGCAGCAGGACATCTCGCTGTTCCATCGCTCGGCGCTCGAGAACCTGCGCTACGGCAAGCCGGAGGCGAGCGACGCGGAGGTCTACCACGCCGCGGAGGCCGCCCACTGCACCGAGTTCATCAGCCGCCTGCCGCAGGGCTTCGACACGATCGTCGGCGAGCGGGGGCTGAAGCTGTCGGGTGGCCAGCGCCAGCGGCTCGCGATCGCGCGCGCCTTCCTGCGCGACGCGCCGATCATCCTGCTGGACGAGGCGACCTCGGCGCTCGACACCGAGTCCGAGCAGTCGATCCAGGAGGCGCTCATGCGGCTGGTCAAGAACCGGACCGTGATCGCCATCGCCCATCGGCTGTCGACGCTCAACTCGTTCGACCGCATCGTCGTGCTCGAGCGGGGCCGGATCATTGAGGACGGGCCGCCCGACGCGCTGCTGCGGCGGAACGGCGCCTACGCCCGCATGTACCGGCGGCAGCTTGCCTCCGGCGAGGAGAACCGCGGATGGCGCTCGGCCGGCGACGATTGA